The region GGAGGCGGAAGTCTCGACGGTGGCCGAAACAAGcttggcatcggcatcagtGCCGTGCACGATGCGGTACTCCGAGGGATGGCCCGACTGCCCGGTAAGTCGTTAAACTCTCACGCCATGTAGCGAATGCATCCGGCAAACCAGGCTGAAACGCTGTATACCAAGTTTTTGGTCTTTCATCGTCTTTAgttacgttttttttcttcttttaattATAAACTCGCAATCTTCCGTCTAGAAaaaagcgacagagagagagtcttTGTCTTTCAATAAACTCCAAAGCTTCATTGCAGCACAATCCagactctctcgctcttgctctaTCTTTCCTGTTGCGAATGGTACCGGAATGATATAGTTTTCCGCAACTCCCAAAGGTGTGGTTCGCGGGGAAATTATGTGCATCCTGGGaacgcaccaaaaaggaacgaagcgaaacaaacGGCAACAGAATGGCCAATGGAAACGCCTGGCAGCAAACTGGCTCGGGTCGGGAGGCCACAAATCGAGAAGAATTAATGAGATAGCCGACGGACACGCAAAGCTTAGTGCAGTTCGAAACCATTTGTGCACGCTACCGGCAATAGCAATTAACGATGAACAAGAACCAAGTTCGCGTGTGATTGCaaatttaaaatgatttacTACAAATCACTCTAGTGCTAGTGAGTTCGTTTGCAACTTAttgagcacgagcacgagattTGCGAAGCTCCACGACGACGCGCAAAGCGAACGGCAAACGACATCAGCTGCAAATGGTTGGCGATAACCTTCCACTTGGCTTctgcttgtttgttgtgccACAATCAATCCAACTGGATCGCCTGGGATTCCCGGTCGTTCGACAGCGTGTGATTACCATTCCCTGGTTGTCATGATTCATCCACAAAGATCCGTTGTGATGCTAGAGCTTCGCAAGGCTAAAACTTTTATTTCTTCCAAGCGTTTTACAGAATACCGTTTTGCAATAGAAATTGCATTGACTGTCATTATCCGTTCTTCCTGATCAACAGTAAATACATGGTGGGCCCTTCGGgtatctggtggtggtctgtgaATAGAAGGACACCCAGACAGGGCTGTTAAAACGAAACTGGATCGCAATAATTGATCGAAAAACTTACCGATGGCAGTCGCAGCTCAAACTTGTCACGGTACTCCTGCAACAAACGCTTTTCCGGATCCTCGTTCGGTCCGATCTCGAACCGGTGCACACCGGCCGAATACGAGATCTTGCCCTGCGTAGGAGTTTTGAAGGTGTAGGCCGCAGCAAGTTTCGCGTACGGATCCGTCGTCGTAGACGGTTCTTCGGTGGTAACCGGGATGGAATCGATCTCCGTTCCGATTTCCACCATCTGCCCAAACTGTGGGGCAGCTTCCAACAGACCACAAATGCACaaacaacccaccaccactgccagtaACAAGCCCTTGGCCATGTTCGTTACGTTATTAGCACTGCTATACCTTCTCGGAAGACGATTCGCAACAAACTGATTGAGTTCAGCAGTAGGACCGATGAGATTGCGCTGCCTACCCAATGATAAGCCAATCAAGcgttgctctctcgctctcctttggACCTAGTTGATTCTAACTTTGTGTTAAAACGAACGCAAGAGAGCTCTCTGGGTATTTTAATGGCAGTGTCCTCGCACTCCCTCTCTAAGGCCAATACCACATTTACACAACTCTCATTTTAGGCGTGTGGCATAAGTCATAAGGCCGcgcgctgccgctgctgttgctgcaactctTATCACTTCATTTGCCTCAATTCAATGTTCTTCAATCTGCGCGTACAAAACACGCAGTTAGCAGGAGAACGCATGCCGGTGGCTTCATTTTAGGCTTCGGTTATGATTTATATGATACTTCGTGTCGGTAATCTGCTTTTACAGCCACAACCACACTCCTGACAAtagctcgctcgcgcgcgatGATGGTAATGTGTTCCCTCTTTTCCGGTTATGTTATTGTCCCTTCATTGTTCTAGCCACACAATTTCCCACTCCAGTCAACTTCGTGGAAGAACCTTTCTGGCCTCTTCACTTGCGTGCGGTACAGTTCGTGAGGGTGCATCAACGGTGTATATGTTGATTTAGTGACTGCTAATAAAGTTTTATGATGCTTAAGCGATCCAAGGGAAACGCAAATCAAAGGATCCTGGCTCCCGCTTCCTCCGAGCCTTTTTGAAATCCGACACCGTCCTTTCGAGTCCCCGGCAAGTTCTGGCGGCTTAACGGGAGGCGCTGAGTTCGCTGACAGCTggcatgacgatgacggtgacgaaatgatgttgctgatgatagGGGTTACGGGAATGATTAATGTATCTCTTTCCCGGACTTTGGAAGTATCGAATTCAAGTTTCTGATTTTGCTGTTCCGTGAACCGGCGGATGGTGAACCCTTGCATGACGACGCTGAGGCATTCCGTGGTTCACCATAAACCCTCGCAACACCCCGCTCCCGGGGGTTAGGCTTTTTTGATTTATGGAGCAGCGTTATCAGTGAACGAGTCCATCTCATCGCTcttatcttctcttcttttccctcccctctcaacaaaaaaaaaaccacagaacCGATCCTGAACGAACACCCGGTCACGATCTACCCGGGCCGAGCATCACCGACACGTCGCATGCCACCGAGGACACTGTCCGGTTCGATCGAGCGGCACCGGGATGTGtgccgtggtgccggtggcccaTACGCTGGCTCGGACAACTCCACATCGACCTCGCAGGAGAACTCTTCGCCGGAAAACAACGAGTCGGAGTACAACGAATCGTCCCTCTCGCCAACGCATGGCCATCTGAATCCGCTGGGTGCGTCGCTGGCCAGTCgcatcttccatccatccgcacAATCCTCCCCGATCGTGGCCCCGGTTGTGCTGGCGTCCAATCAATCTTTCCTGCTCCAACCACACCGAGGACAACGTGGAACGACGACGTCAGCGATGACGAGCGGGAAAACGGGCTCCGGAGGTGCCCGCAAATCGCGCCACGatagcgatgacgatgagcggTTCTCGGATGATTCACTGGAGGAATCctcattgccaccaccaccaggacctccgacggtaccgccaccaccgtccctTTCCGCACCGGTCACACCGAGCAAGCGGCACAGCATCGCCTGGGAAGTTAATCTGGACGATCCGGCCAGCTTCGGGGATCCGCTGGCGGCGAATCCACCCAAACCGAGTGCCACCGCTCCGAGCGCAAAGGTAGGTCCCGGCGACGCTACCAAAGGACCCTTGTTCGACATAATAATTATTGGCAAAAGTTGGGTTTTCTAATCCTAATGTTTCCTTACCCGTTGCCGGATCGTGCCACTTAATGAGGCGTGTTAACGATTCCACCCGGGGTTCCTCCGAGACCGTCCCCGCCACCGTAACAGGAGCTAGATAACAATCCCTAACGGTAATTCTTTCTCAAAGGGTTTGTGGGCTCTCTTGTTCTGCCTCATAATTATTTGAACATCGCATTATCCTTTCTCCAGGTTTGcgtcgtttcgttttgcaGCCTTTTTTGAGCTCCTTCACTTGGCAGGAGTTAACTGCAGGgcaataagaagaagaaaaaaaaaacgcgagaAAACATTAATTATTTACATCTTTTCATTGAGGGTATCTTCCCTTCGTTTTCGAACGAGGGAACGCAACTCCGCTTGTAATAACGAATCATTGACTGTAGGATTGATATCCTACTCATCATCAAagcacagatgatgatgatgatgatgatgatgatgatgacgataatgGTAATGTTTATTGGCAAGCTGTGCgcagacagcagcatcagcagacacAATCGTACGTTGATTCGTAATGATAGGCACGGTTGCATTAAATCAAAGTTGAGGACcattcgttttccttctttaaTTTCGTATCCCGCAGCTCTAGGTCTCCTGATAAGAGGACTATTCTCAGTCACAAGGCCGAGGTTGCCGTGATTTGCCTTCTTCCTTAATTTGATTCCTTCGTTTCGCGTCCGGGTCCGGTCGCCGGATCACGTGACAAATCGTGGTGCAGGAATTTGCTTCATAATATAATCTCATCTGCTCGCAGatcaaaaagtggaaaagctCCCAAGCAATGCCAATCCAATGCCATCCAAGGATCCTTGGTAGCAGCTCTACTGCTCGGCAGGGGGGTGATAAATGCCCAGCCGGCTGAcccgagcgcgagcgcgccccAAAACGTGcttcttcatcagcatcatgctACTATCAATTATGAGAAGTATCCAATTTCACGACAAGGCCACCAAGGCCCCCACACCAGTCAAGAGCGACACGGGGACGCATCGACATCGCAAAGTTCCCAAAAGgcatccaaacacacacgcataaaCGTCGCGTGTCCTCggctcgccatcgtcgtctaAGTGACCGAACCGTGCGATCTATCGTTCGCCGGACAATATACACCCAAACTAGCTTCACACGCGCGACACACACGGGAACTGGGGAGCATACTGGATGCTGTGGCCGCTgtcgctgctcctcctccttttcctccgaCCTCGCTATCTGGCACTTTTCATCTCTATTTATAAAACGACGGGATATGAAATATGAGTCCCTCACACATCCTCGGGGGGCCATTTTTCCATATACATCccccactcgctcgctgtccgCTCGcttgtccttcttttttcgtCCTTGCCAAGGCAGCTTGGCCCTTATCGGCCATTCCTCCACCTAGATCCTAGGTTACGCACGCCTCGGCGGCACGGCACGCGGGATGGGTTCGTTGTGTGCTTTATTATTGGCACAAGTTGGCGTAAATTTATGTTCCGCACCAACTCTGCATGCCTGATCGGCTGTACCGTTGCCTAGGGCGCAGCAGCCCGGGGAGAACTGTTGCAAAGAAAATTTGTTCGTAATTTGCGGGTTAGGTTTCCTTCCGTGCCATGACAAGTGATACATACCCCGGTGGTGAGTGGTGCGACCCATGTGTCGCCCCATGTCGGACTGCGGTCTCCCTGAAAAACCGACCTCAACGGATTTCGAGAGTCCTAGTCCTCAACGCACGGAGACGCGCATTTGTTTAATTGTATCCActtcacacacaaacacacaaagccACGAGCTGCCAAGTCAGACAagcctactcctcctccttctcacaGAACCGGGTTCCAATTTGCGAAATGTGCGGTGCGAGCTTCGCGATGGATGGAGGCGGCGGTGGATTTCGTTTGTGGCGAAAGAGAGTCAACCGCCTTGACAGACGCCACCACGCATTCGCATTAGGAGGCAGTGTCTCATCGCGACTCAGCCCGAGAACGAGGGAACAAACTGTCGGCGGTGTCGTGTCCTTTTGGGGTTGACAACGGTTTACGGTGTCTGGAAGGGATGCGCGGCATAAATGAATACTTAAGTAGACAAGTGAAAAGGCGAGAGAATGTGGGGAAGCCGCGACATTTCCCACAATCCAGTCTGCAtggacacgcacacgcatagGAGGATAAAAGCATGGAATACTTGATCTCCAATGTGTGTTCGCTGTTCAGGCGTGTAACTCTTCCAATGATTTACTACCATTTAGGATGTTTTTTACTAGAGATTCTTATGGAGTTTCCCAACAGAAATGCGGCAGCAATTAGAGTCAACTGAATAAATATGGCTCCGGTTTTCCTTCATCCTTTTAACCCGCTAATCAATTGTTCGTTAACACACTTCCCGGTAGGAGAATGTCACACGACACTATCACAAATCACATCCACTAGATAAAATCGACGTTCCCAGAGTGCCACAAGTTCAATCCTGGCAAGGAAGCTGTTTCCACTACGAGACAAGATCTCGCGCCCTCGCCATATTCGTTGCCACATTTCCCTACAGTTCCTTTACGCAGCGAAGCGTGCTTCCCAAGGCCTGCTACTGTGCTACAGTGTTCACCTACATGAAAGGGACGAGCCTCACGAGACCGTCATCACCACACGGAAGCACAACAAAGCGGCCAACAGCCGGATTGAGCCTCCTGCACGCTAGTGTTGAAAATAAGGTGCATATTTAGCCCTCAGTTTTATGCTTCTCCAGAGAGAAGGGCGAAAGAAGAACGAGTCAGTGCACGAGCCAGAGGCCCATAAGGCACCAGGGCAGCCATAAATCCCAGCCTGGCCCACCGGCATCACCGCGGAGATGCCATCGACATCGTCGGGCCCCGCGAGAGGTGTGTTGTTGGCCGAAAACCGAGTGCCGCTGGCCTAATTCCGTGTCATTCACCTGGAAGGCCGCCTCCCTGTCCCGTGTGACATGCGggaaagcggaaaacggaaaaggctgaaaaagaaaaacacacacctcaCTGATAACGGATTCACTCGCCCGGTCTCGGCCATCCCTAGTGGATACTCGATTTCCGGTTCGTGAGCCACCACTCGGGCCAACCTCTTTTTACGTATCACTactcttttgcttccttcctttcgtaCGCGGTACGCGGCATTCACACGTTCTTGAAGGGACGTCGCATCGCGTCCTGGTTTTCACATCGCGCGCGTGAATATTGGCACAAACCGGCGCACAAAACAAAGCCGCTTCCGCCAGCTTCCGGTGTTCGATTATCTTGGGTGTTGCATCTGTTTCCCCTTCGTTCTTGTGCCCTGTCTGCAGTCCTGCTACGTACGTTTGTATCCTAGGACTCGGAACTAGGTAGCAGCACAACAGTGGATATACATATACACAGAGTGCAGGGGAAAATGGAGGGgtagagaaaatggaaaaatgattCAGTTCCCTTCTTTATGCAGCTCATTATGAGTGGAAGTGTTGGACACATGGACACATTCCTCATTATGTGTAGAGCTGCAGTTCGAGTGCCATGATCCATGATTCATGCAGACGTCCTCGATGATGTCAACGACGATGAAGTCGTGTCCTCAGTGCTCGGTGCGACGCGACAAGTACCCCGGGACAGCGCGAGGAAATGCATTCCTAATAGCACTCTCGCACACTCTCTCATGGAAAGTGCAAGGAGAACACATAGTTCTCTAGTAGTCAGTTGTTTACCGAGACACAAACTACCATTCCACCGTTCCTATACTCTCTGGTCTGATCAATAACATGCTTCCAGGCGGCGTGTGATATACAGGGAGTACATACACTCTACTAGAGCATGCttcttgttttgcattttcgaCGTTTGTCTTCATCCTTATTAGTTTGACTTGCCTAGGATACACCCCCGGCACACCTTGGTTGCTATTGATTAATTCGacaaaagagagatagaaaaaagaaaggcaTGGAGGATTCTGGCTGCGGTCGCTTGAATGTTCCAAATGTCGTTGGCAAATTCTTATTCCATTCTGCATGAACGAATTCAACACCGGAGGAAGTGTAGCGGACAACAATCGAACACAAGAACCCAGCACAAGAAAGTGCAAACGGTTGGCGAGAGGCAGGCGCACACTGTCAATACCGAATGCCCCGAAGCCCCTGGCAGCTTCCTTTGTTGTCTGTTGCaccaaaatgcaaatgatttcTCCCCGCCGAATAAGAAACACCCCAAAGTTTCGTTCTTGCTGTTTGCTCGCTGCTTCTTACCTTTTACCTCTGGAATCGAAAATAGCAAACACGCTCGCGGGCACCGGGCGGTGCAGGATGTGGGATAGGATGCCCAGAAACTACTGCCCAGAAACACCAACCGAACGGAGTGTGAATGGATGCTCCATTTCGCATTAGAAACACAGATAATATGcacaccagtagcagcagcagcagcagcactgcaaaTGGGTTTTGTCTGTTGTTTGGCAGCGGCAACTTTCCCAAATGAACCTGCCAGTTTCAGCagctctctctttatctctatcaccacaaaaaaaagcaaaaaaaggtcTCCAAAAATTGGAAACACATTTTACCACCGCGAGCTGGCCGAGTTCAGCATTAACATGCGCCACATCACCATTGCTCCAGTTATGAAGCGACAAAAAACATCGAgaaaaggcaacaaaacaTCTTCTGCTGGCAGAAGCCACCATCCATTCGTTATTTATCACATCAATGTCAGCATTAATATTGCAAAGTTTCTACTCGCAAAGTTCGGTGTTGGTCAAGAGTTTTCTTCCGAGCCCCACTCCTTACTGTTTCAGCATCTCGATGGCCTTTTCAGGGTTGGCGGCCCGGGGACGATTGCTGACAGTTTGCCGCAAATCGGTAAACAGTTGCACCAACTTTTGCCGTTCCGGATCTTTCAGCGATGGTCTACATTTTGCTCTTTTGCATTCGAGCTGCTTCATCAGGCCGGAGTTTTCCGGCGAAACGTGCCCCAGTGCGGAAGTGTTTGCACTACAGCTGGTTGTCGAATGATAGAACGAGCGACTGAAAGTCGTTCGTATAAGTTGGTCAAAGTGttatgatcctttttttttgttttcgcgatCCGACACTGTCCTCTTTTTCACTCACTTCCAAAggattccgttccattcgacATGTCAATCCCCATTTGCCAGGATCATTAGCTTCATTTGTCACTGTCCGCCAAACCACAGCTACAGATGCCTGCGTCCTGCTAATGTGCCAAAGACTAACAGTCCGCCGGACAGAGTGTTCTGTAAATCTAAAGGTCACCTACGTGCTCACCACGAACCGGTATGGCCATGTGGGTAGTGGACACGATACGCCAGCAATCGATCATGTGGCGAATtagagaaaaaccaaaaccaaaccaaacacacgtgCCTGCAGTTACAGGGCATAGAATGTCCGAATGGTTTGTCCGTTCATCCAATATGCAGGCTTCTCGAGACTCTTCAACCACACTAAGGGGTACAAATGGGGGGAAGCGTGATGGTGGCCGATGCCAAATTAAACTAAAAATTTCCTAATGAAAATGGACAGTCGGTCGGGCGGTGCACTGTGTACTGCATGAGAGCTGTTCTGTTtgtggaagggaaaaaaaaggaatggtcTTTTTTCTAGGTAGGAGCTACATTCAATATTCAAAATACGATGCAACTACTCGGGGGTTTTCCGAGGAAAGTGGAAGTATCATTCAtccgtggttccgtggtttATGACTTATTCATTCTCACCGCCAAACAACGGTGGCCACTAGAATGCCGTTGCAAGTCAACCTGGTGTACTAATTCCTGGTGCACACGCGCTTCTCCATTCGATTCCGCAGGTCATTGGTCGGCGGAAAAACGCGGCAAAGAATGCAACCAGCTCGCAGTCGAGCCTGGAATCGACGCCCAGCAACGTGAAAAGTGAATCGAACGAATggcccgcaccaccaccggacataCCGATCTGCAGCACCGAGGATGAAGCGGCCTCCATCTACTCCGATTCTGGtaggtcctcctcctcctcctcttcctctgcaCAAAGTCAATCGTCGATTGAATCGAAATGTTCtccttttttcactctctttctctctctctctctcggtttccGCCAGACGACCTCATTCCACATATTCCGGATGTCAGTGGACGCGGCACGTACATCATACGGAAGGGACGCCGGCAGCGCCAGCGGCTCGCCAGCCTCGAATCGGAAGCGAGCAACAATGGCATACTGCCCccggcggtggccacttcAGGCGATGATCACATCCTCGGTTTACCGAGCCCCATATTCCCGGTCTCGATGATGACACCGAAATCACGCCACAGCATCGATCTTGGCCTGTCGGCCACCGCCAAATCCGGGGTGTCGTCGCTCATCAAACCATCCCAATCGGCACCCCAGAAGCTACCCAACTCGGTTCTTTCTCCCAGGTGAGAATGGTAACACCAGCGGTTTGCGACGGTTGATTGCCCTCTGAGCAATCAACCGGACAAGAGGTCCGGTCCTCCTCCGGAGTGGATCTTCctttcatcttttgaagctAGCTCTGGCTTTTCTTAGCTTGAAACTCTCTCAAGCATCaccgccggcagcagcagcaacagtgcacCAGGACAACGCCACGCAGGCCAACAATGTGCAGTCCGGGGCCGAGAATTCAGGCTATAACCTGGTTGCAAGGGCAGCCATTCCGGAGTTGGATGCTCGTCTACCCAATTTCATGATTAAAGCATGAGGGCGCATCTCCTCGGACTTGGCACaatgcaaaacagaaaacggtGTAGCTGCCGCGTGATGAATTGGCTACCTCTTTTTGTGCACAGGCTTTTTACCGGCTCAAGAACACCGGAACGCGAAGACGCGCTattttgtgaaaatgaaaaccgcTTGAAGAAAGGCCACGACGCCGAGTGGTGGCAGCGAATGGTGGCTGGTGCATCGTTTGCGCTGATGAGCTTCGTCGTTTGTTATTTTTGCTCTTCCGGAAGGGCAAACATTCAGCCATAATCGAGAGTTGCTTGGAGAGTTGCTTGGAGAGTTTCTAGTTAACACAGACAGATTGGGCTGTAACGCGGAGgtcgcatcgtcatcgtcatgaaTCCTGTTAACCTTTtattcttctgtttttttctccctttttcacttCGGCTCACTTTCAGGTCACGATTATCATTAGACTTAAGTTCACCTACTACCTCAGAGCTTTCAACTAATGTTATAAAGATCACCACCCCAACCGGAAACTATCCTTCACCCGTTTCGGTACACCATCAGGCGGTTGGGCATGTGTCGTCACCGCTTGGCGCACCTACGACAGTCACCGGCAGCGGATTACCGCTGCACCATCACGGTGGTGCTCTTAATGGAATCATGGTCAATGGTATGCCTGTCAGCGGGCCTTCCGGAACTAGCAatggcaccggtggtgccggtagtctcagcaaaaccaaaccatcggCCACCAACGTGAGCAGCACGCACATTGTTAACCTGACGGCGGCGTCGGTCGGAGTCGCTTCCGGCAGCAATCaaccacaatcatcatcatcatcatcgtcatcaggcTCATCCGCAGCGGCGCAATCGGCGGGCAATCGCTATTCGGAGTTTAAGACATACAGCTCGACCTTTGACCCACTGGATAACCCATCGTCGGGCGTCAAcggaaccaccaacaccggtgcgaatgcgaatggtggttgcggtggttcGAATGGTTCCGTTAGCGGTGTCGCAGGAGGATGCTCAAATGGATCCGACAATCCACTGTTACGCGTTTCCTCGCTCCCATccatgccaccaccgctcACGTCCTCCGCAACAGGTAAGATCGCATGAACGAGAACCATCTTTGCGGCCGCTACGCTATGGCGTTGCTTTAGTGGGATTTCGCGAAGATTATAAATCGCGTGTTATATGCATTTGACTGCTTAACCACCCATTAATGGGGCTTGTGGACGGATTAACGCTACTTTTCGACCGCTGTAACGCGCGGGTTGAAGTAATTGAAGTTTGAGTAGATCAATTTGATAAGCCGCCGGTAGCGTAAGATAGATTAAATCGATTAAGCAAATACTTCCTCATCCTCCGTTCGTGGGTTTGCCACGCCAACGTCCTTGGTAGCAAGCAATTAACGTAGACCTCTTATCGACGATGTGCTGTGCGGTATCCAAACGGCACTAATTGAACCCTTCGGGGCTAATGCGCGATGGTGTATCCTTGCCACGATTTCCGCAACTAGCAAACCCCTTTCGCGCCGCCCCCAATGCCTGGCATAAATAGCACACGGCAACGGCCATCAGTTAATTAGTGACGGTGAGAAAgcgaatctctctctctctctctgtggtacCTCGGTTGTCTCGATCCGGCCAAGAAGAATGAATATTCGTCCCTCCGGCACGAACCTCCTCCCGCCCGTTCGAGGGCCCAGCAACGGGTTGCTCCGTGGTGAGGTTTGGTTGCTTAATTTTCTTGTCCACCTTCGACCACCAGCTGGACACGGCTCTTCTCTCACGGTCCTAAAAGGTTCAAATTAGAAAAAGCTGACTTCTGCTCCTCACCGCCTACGACGCTACTTACCTTGATTAGTCCAGGAAGATCGAGTTGGCCACCGGCTGACTGCCTCGACCGACCGAATattcaaaacacaaaataccAACAGACCGTTCTGTGGGGGGCAGCGAAAAGCGGAGGAGTCCATTACACTAGGACAAAGAATCCTATTATTTGACCGTTGGATACTTACGGTTACTGGCTTCGAAAAGATTCGTCAGTAGGTCATCCTCATGCCATTCACACAATACCCGAAAGGAAGGAACGTTGATGAAGAATAGGCTGCCCGGACATTTGTCTTCATGAATCCGAATAACTCTTCCATTACTTTTAAAATGGCTTGCTTCGTAATAGGCATC is a window of Anopheles aquasalis chromosome 2, idAnoAquaMG_Q_19, whole genome shotgun sequence DNA encoding:
- the LOC126572287 gene encoding uncharacterized protein LOC126572287, which codes for MAKGLLLAVVVGCLCICGLLEAAPQFGQMVEIGTEIDSIPVTTEEPSTTTDPYAKLAAAYTFKTPTQGKISYSAGVHRFEIGPNEDPEKRLLQEYRDKFELRLPSTTTRYPKGPPCIYC